A genome region from Cucumis sativus cultivar 9930 chromosome 4, Cucumber_9930_V3, whole genome shotgun sequence includes the following:
- the LOC101219326 gene encoding 54S ribosomal protein L19, mitochondrial, producing the protein MATLKEILTRRPVAATIRLTVPAGGARPAPPVGPALGQYRLNLMAFCKDFNARTQKYKPETPMAVTITAFKDNTFEFTVKSPSVTWYLKKAAGIESGSSRPGHVVASTLSVKHIYEIAKVKQSDPYCQYMPLESICKSIIGTANSMGIKVLNELE; encoded by the coding sequence ATGGCCACCTTGAAAGAGATTCTGACCAGACGACCCGTCGCTGCCACCATCAGGCTCACCGTCCCTGCTGGTGGAGCTCGCCCTGCGCCACCGGTGGGTCCAGCGCTTGGTCAATACCGGCTGAATCTGATGGCTTTCTGCAAGGATTTCAATGCCCGGACTCAAAAGTACAAACCCGAGACACCCATGGCCGTAACCATTACAGCTTTCAAGGACAACACCTTCGAGTTCACCGTCAAATCACCGTCAGTTACTTGGTACTTGAAGAAAGCTGCTGGGATCGAATCTGGGAGCAGCCGCCCAGGCCACGTAGTCGCCTCCACGCTCTCAGTCAAGCACATTTATGAGATCGCTAAAGTCAAGCAGTCTGATCCTTATTGCCAGTACATGCCACTAGAATCCATTTGTAAGTCCATTATCGGCACTGCCAATAGCATGGGAATTAAAGTCCTTAACGAATTGGAGTAA